The Doryrhamphus excisus isolate RoL2022-K1 chromosome 18, RoL_Dexc_1.0, whole genome shotgun sequence genome contains a region encoding:
- the matn4 gene encoding matrilin-4, which yields MKMTHLGGVLTLVLLNMAALALARPKAGLEQKCKSGPVDLVFLIDSSRSVRPHEFETMRKFMINILDTMDIGLNTTRVGVVQYSSQVRSEFSLNTHSTLANMVDAINGIIPLAQGTMTGLAIRYIMNNAFTMQEGDRPKVANVAVIVTDGRPQDRVAEVSAEAREKGIEIYAVGVARADMASLRAMASPPFEDHVFLVESFDLIHQFGLQFQDKLCGLDLCVESEHGCEHICESSPGSYHCLCLPGYTLNDDGKTCTAIDLCAEGKHNCEQICVSSPGVFTCDCNEGFMLNSDKKTCTMMDYCSFGNHTCDHECVSVLKGFQCRCNDGYKLLDDGRSCRATDLCVEGKHDCEQICVSSPGVFTCDCNDGFALDKDKKTCKPIDLCVEGKHDCEQICVSAPGVFTCDCNEGFTLNKDKKTCKHLDLCNTLDHGCEHQCVSTPGSYYCMCPEGQLLQEDGKKCGTCKTANIDLVLLIDGSKSVRPQNFELVKKFVNQVVDTLDVSAHGTRVGLVQYSSRVRTEFHLNMYHTADEIKAAVMKVQYMEKGTMTGLALKHMLENSFSEAEGARPSARNIPRIGLVFTDGRSQDDITEYAKKAKEAGITMYAVGVGKAVEDELREIASEPVEKHFYYTTDFSAISTIAENLKLNVCPEESQGEIEVKDPCACESLVEFQQATMSSLEQLTQKLTAMSGRLEQLENQLLTRK from the exons ATGAAGATGACACATCTGGGAGGAGTTCTCACATTGGTGCTTCTCAACATGGCCGCCCTCGCCCTTGCCAGGCCCAAAGCAG GTCTGGAGCAGAAGTGCAAGTCTGGTCCGGTGGACCTGGTCTTCCTCATCGACAGTTCCCGCAGTGTCCGTCCACATGAGTTTGAGACCATGAGGAAGTTTATGATCAACATCCTGGACACTATGGACATCGGGCTAAATACCACCAGAGTGGGAGTGGTCCAGTACTCCAGTCAG GTCCGCAGTGAGTTCTCCTTGAACACACACAGCACTCTGGCCAACATGGTGGATGCCATCAATGGCATCATCCCGCTCGCCCAGGGCACCATGACGGGTCTCGCCATCCGTTATATCATGAACAATGCCTTCACCATGCAGGAGGGCGACAGGCCCAAG GTCGCCAACGTGGCAGTCATTGTGACGGATGGGCGTCCCCAGGACCGCGTGGCCGAGGTGTCGGCGGAGGCCAGAGAGAAAGGCATTGAGATCTATGCCGTGGGTGTGGCTAGAGCCGACATGGCCTCCCTACGGGCGATGGCGTCACCACCCTTCGAGGACCACGTCTTCCTTGTGGAGTCCTTTGACCTCATTCACCAGTTTGGACTCCAGTTCCAGGACAAATTGTGTG GTTTGGATCTTTGCGTGGAATCTGAACACGGCTGCGAGCACATCTGTGAAAGTTCTCCTGGTTCCTATCACTGCCTCTGCCTGCCTggatacacactaaatgacgACGGGAAGACGTGCACAG cTATAGACTTGTGTGCCGAGGGCAAACACAACTGTGAGCAGATCTGTGTCAGCTCACCTGGTGTCTTCACATGCGACTGTAATGAAGGCTTTATGCTCAACAGCGACAAGAAAACGTGCACAA TGATGGACTACTGCTCGTTTGGGAATCACACGTGTGATCACGAGTGTGTGAGTGTTCTCAAAGGCTTTCAGTGTCGCTGCAATGATGGCTACAAGTTGCTGGACGACGGCAGGAGCTGCCGGG CTACGGACCTGTGCGTTGAGGGCAAACATGATTGTGAGCAGATCTGCGTCAGCTCGCCCGGGGTCTTCACGTGCGATTGTAACGACGGCTTCGCTCTCGACAAGGACAAGAAGACATGCAAAC ctATTGACCTGTGCGTTGAGGGCAAACACGATTGTGAGCAGATCTGCGTGAGCGCGCCCGGCGTCTTCACATGCGACTGTAACGAAGGCTTCACTCTCAACAAGGACAAGAAGACATGCAAAC ACTTGGACCTGTGTAACACACTGGATCACGGATGCGAGCACCAGTGTGTCAGCACTCCGGGGTCGTACTACTGCATGTGTCCTGAAGGTCAGCTTCTGCAGGAGGACGGAAAGAAATGCGGCA CCTGTAAGACAGCCAACATCGACTTGGTTCTTCTAATCGATGGATCCAAGAGTGTTCGCCCTCAGAACTTTGAGCTCGTGAAGAAGTTTGTGAACCAG GTGGTTGACACTCTGGATGTATCTGCTCATGGTACCAGAGTGGGTTTGGTCCAATATTCGAGTCGCGTCAGGACCGAGTTCCACCTCAACATGTACCATACAGCCGATGAGATCAAAGCTGCAGTCATGAAG GTTCAATACATGGAGAAAGGGACCATGACGGGCCTGGCGCTGAAGCACATGTTGGAGAACAGCTTCTCTGAGGCGGAGGGTGCTCGTCCTTCTGCTCGCAACATTCCCCGAATTGGACTGGTCTTCACGGATGGACGCTCCCAGGATGACATCACAGAATACGCCAAGAAGGCTAAAGAAGCCG GAATTACTATGTATGctgtgggtgtgggcaaagctgTGGAGGACGAGCTTCGGGAAATCGCCTCAGAACCTGTGGAGAAACATTTCTACTACACTACCGACTTCAGTGCCATCAGCACCATCGCAGAGAACCTCAAACTCAACGTGTGCCCAG AGGAGAGTCAGGGCGAGATTGAGGTGAAGGACCCATGCGCCTGCGAGAGTCTGGTGGAGTTCCAGCAGGCCACCATGAGCAGCCTGGAGCAGCTCACGCAAAA ACTGACAGCAATGAGCGGCCGTCTGGAGCAGCTTGAGAACCAGCTCCTGACTAGGAAGTGA